In one Novosphingopyxis iocasae genomic region, the following are encoded:
- a CDS encoding class I adenylate-forming enzyme family protein: MSNASEAAIPEPIARKLDAEFGSWPGVLADWAAANPDGDMLIDETKRLGWGEGWALVERIAASLQRDGLVRGQAVAILATSGVDYALVYLAAMRAGGCAAPLTTSAAPKQLAAMMADSGAAHLFVERAKWTELQESGVELPSLTVVMLDEGEGDSPALTDWMAEEGAIAEPVSPHVGDPFNIIYSSGTTGAPKGIVHAHLMRWRQAAGGFKSIYGPESRTLCSTPLYSNTTLAVFLPTLLWGGCAYIMGKFDAARWGEIAEAERITHTMLVPVQYQRLMAQPGFDEHDLSSLQFKFCTSAPFSADLKAQVLRRMPGALTEIYGLTEGGVVCMLHAHKFPDKLHTVGQPLPNHQLIVIDEEGNRLGAGEKGEMVGRSPTMMSGYRNRPDATSAMEWRDEAGELWLRTGDIGVIDEDGFVQIVGRAKDMIISGGFNIYPADLEDALMAVDEVADAAVVGMPSEKWGETPVGFVTLKSGSKRDGAAIRDQVNAGLGKTQRLSEVHVLEELPRSHIGKVLKTELRAMIPELAG; this comes from the coding sequence ATGAGCAATGCGAGCGAAGCCGCTATTCCCGAACCGATCGCCCGGAAGCTGGATGCCGAATTCGGCTCCTGGCCCGGCGTGCTTGCCGATTGGGCGGCAGCGAACCCGGATGGGGATATGCTGATCGACGAAACCAAACGCCTCGGCTGGGGAGAGGGCTGGGCGCTGGTCGAGCGGATCGCGGCGTCACTCCAGCGCGATGGTCTCGTGCGCGGGCAGGCGGTGGCGATCCTCGCTACCAGCGGGGTCGACTATGCTTTGGTCTATCTTGCCGCGATGCGCGCGGGCGGGTGCGCGGCTCCGCTGACGACCTCTGCAGCGCCGAAGCAACTTGCAGCGATGATGGCTGACAGCGGTGCAGCACATCTGTTCGTCGAGCGCGCGAAATGGACGGAGCTGCAGGAAAGCGGCGTGGAACTGCCTTCGCTCACCGTCGTCATGCTGGATGAAGGCGAGGGGGATTCGCCCGCGCTCACCGACTGGATGGCGGAAGAAGGCGCGATCGCCGAACCGGTTTCGCCCCATGTCGGCGATCCGTTCAACATCATCTATTCCAGCGGCACGACCGGCGCGCCTAAGGGCATTGTCCACGCGCATCTCATGCGCTGGCGACAGGCAGCGGGCGGCTTCAAATCGATCTACGGCCCCGAAAGCCGCACGCTCTGTTCCACGCCGCTTTATTCAAACACCACACTGGCAGTGTTTCTACCGACGCTGCTGTGGGGCGGCTGCGCCTATATCATGGGCAAGTTCGATGCCGCGCGCTGGGGCGAAATTGCCGAGGCGGAGCGCATCACGCATACCATGCTAGTGCCGGTCCAATATCAGCGGCTGATGGCGCAGCCCGGGTTCGACGAACACGATCTGTCGTCGCTGCAGTTCAAATTCTGCACCAGCGCACCTTTTTCCGCGGATCTGAAGGCGCAGGTGCTACGCCGTATGCCGGGCGCGCTGACGGAGATCTACGGCCTCACCGAAGGCGGCGTGGTGTGCATGCTGCACGCGCATAAATTTCCGGACAAGCTCCACACCGTCGGCCAGCCGCTGCCCAACCATCAGCTGATCGTGATCGATGAAGAGGGCAATCGTCTGGGCGCGGGCGAGAAGGGCGAAATGGTCGGCCGGTCGCCCACGATGATGAGCGGTTATCGCAACCGGCCGGACGCTACCAGCGCGATGGAATGGCGCGACGAGGCGGGCGAGCTGTGGCTGCGTACCGGCGATATCGGCGTCATCGACGAAGACGGGTTCGTCCAGATTGTAGGCCGCGCCAAGGACATGATCATCTCCGGCGGGTTCAACATCTACCCGGCCGATCTGGAAGATGCGCTGATGGCGGTGGACGAGGTGGCCGACGCTGCGGTGGTGGGCATGCCGTCCGAAAAATGGGGCGAGACGCCGGTCGGTTTTGTGACGCTAAAGTCCGGAAGTAAGCGCGACGGCGCCGCAATTCGCGATCAGGTCAATGCCGGGCTTGGCAAGACGCAGCGCCTGTCGGAGGTGCATGTTCTGGAGGAACTACCGCGCAGCCATATCGGCAAGGTGCTGAAGACCGAGCTGCGTGCCATGATTCCGGAGCTCGCGGGCTAA
- a CDS encoding M20/M25/M40 family metallo-hydrolase — protein MKSSFLIAASAIAAIMTAGAPVSAQVATGQMGALTPDQQQFFGLYKELIETNTTQSSGSCTQAAQQIADRLTAAGMAPQNVTVFTVPEHPVDGGVVAIYPGTSSTEEPMLLLGHIDVVEAKRSDWERDPFKLVEENGYYYARGAVDDKAMSAIWADTLVRFAEAGYKPKRTVKMALTCGEETDTAFNGAQYLANEKRDWIDAAFALNEGGGGRTDGKGHLMVQTIQVGEKIYQDYKLVATNPGGHSSQPVPDNAIYEMAGALERIGAYDFPAEFNDTTRAFFQKSAAMRKDETGAAMKALVNDLGDEDAMAIVNKDKALHSMLRTTCVATTIEGGHAVNALPQRVEVNVNCRIFPGHTPEEVKEQLAKLVDDPNITITLAREDKPLAKSPPLDPALIGPMETLAAKYFPGVPVLPSMSTGATDGLYMSAVGIPTYGVPSVWGDPDGNGVHGLNERVEVKALYTARDYLYDLVKTLAG, from the coding sequence ATGAAATCCTCGTTCCTCATCGCCGCCTCGGCCATCGCCGCCATCATGACCGCTGGAGCGCCCGTTTCGGCGCAGGTCGCCACGGGCCAGATGGGTGCGCTTACGCCCGATCAGCAGCAGTTTTTCGGGCTGTACAAGGAGTTGATCGAGACCAACACGACCCAGTCGAGCGGCAGCTGCACGCAGGCGGCGCAGCAGATTGCGGACCGGCTGACCGCGGCGGGCATGGCGCCGCAGAACGTCACCGTCTTCACCGTGCCCGAACATCCCGTGGATGGCGGCGTGGTCGCGATCTATCCGGGCACCTCATCGACGGAAGAGCCGATGCTGCTCCTCGGCCATATCGATGTGGTGGAAGCCAAGCGTTCGGATTGGGAGCGCGATCCGTTCAAACTGGTGGAAGAGAACGGATATTATTATGCGCGCGGCGCGGTGGACGACAAAGCGATGTCGGCAATCTGGGCCGATACGCTCGTGCGGTTCGCCGAAGCGGGGTACAAGCCGAAGCGCACCGTGAAGATGGCACTCACTTGCGGGGAAGAGACCGATACCGCGTTCAATGGGGCGCAATATCTGGCGAACGAGAAGCGCGATTGGATCGATGCAGCGTTCGCGCTGAACGAAGGCGGGGGCGGGCGCACGGACGGCAAGGGCCATCTGATGGTTCAGACCATCCAGGTCGGCGAAAAAATCTATCAGGATTACAAGCTGGTAGCGACCAACCCCGGCGGACACAGCTCTCAGCCGGTGCCCGATAATGCGATCTACGAGATGGCGGGCGCGCTGGAGCGGATCGGCGCCTATGATTTCCCGGCGGAGTTCAACGATACGACCCGCGCGTTCTTCCAGAAAAGCGCCGCCATGCGGAAGGATGAAACCGGCGCCGCGATGAAGGCGCTGGTGAACGACCTTGGCGACGAGGACGCGATGGCGATCGTCAACAAGGACAAGGCGCTGCACTCCATGCTGCGTACCACCTGCGTCGCGACGACCATCGAGGGCGGCCATGCGGTGAACGCCCTGCCGCAGCGCGTCGAGGTGAATGTGAACTGTCGCATCTTCCCCGGCCACACGCCGGAGGAGGTGAAGGAGCAGCTCGCGAAGCTGGTGGACGATCCGAACATCACCATCACCCTGGCGCGCGAGGATAAACCGCTCGCCAAATCGCCGCCGCTCGATCCGGCGCTGATCGGGCCGATGGAAACCCTCGCCGCGAAATATTTCCCCGGCGTGCCGGTGCTGCCCAGCATGTCGACCGGGGCGACCGACGGACTGTACATGTCCGCGGTCGGCATACCGACTTACGGGGTGCCGAGCGTGTGGGGGGATCCGGATGGAAACGGCGTGCACGGCCTCAACGAACGCGTCGAGGTGAAGGCGCTCTATACCGCGCGCGACTATCTCTACGATCTCGTCAAAACCCTGGCAGGATGA